A genomic region of Gemmata massiliana contains the following coding sequences:
- a CDS encoding HD-GYP domain-containing protein has translation MSDTRGLLDRISAFRQRLDATPQLIPDAFPVDADSTSVVSEAETFRMSLKRIAGSEPEAIVKPRPQQLQFTERAQRLLARTKELLDRQRKFTDDPLFVAFASAGKPDALVDYHRETVGVLDSIVRLAQAFPDSAGAQLKMCEGLTGLVGVVMDRLAVQERILKQRRTDVERIDRLAGFFASIHCNLPTTLETVAALAEEILEDARLAKPIRFVSAPVDSAHGPGGTVAFPVPARFVAAHAINVAQVIARVVPFDYEWAARPLAPVVAALIMDCGMVTVPSALLMKTDPLTADERRVLEAHPKLGAELLLWRFPNLAGPLAAAIATHHERADGTGYPGGLAGSQVPPLGRLLRVADVYAALNEDRPHRSAADPRAALTEVLMAAEQGEVDRDFAEYLLNLSYYPVNTVVELTDGRVAFVVANHPNRLDPRTPGRPVVAVLTDAEGGMLPRVEHLDLSAADHGSIVKAVPAARRRELLGSRYPDLV, from the coding sequence GTGAGCGATACGCGAGGTCTGCTCGATCGAATTTCCGCGTTCCGGCAACGGCTCGACGCGACCCCGCAACTGATTCCGGATGCCTTCCCGGTCGACGCGGACAGCACCTCGGTCGTTTCCGAGGCCGAAACGTTCCGGATGTCCCTCAAGCGCATCGCGGGCAGCGAACCGGAAGCCATCGTCAAACCGCGCCCGCAACAACTGCAATTCACGGAACGCGCTCAACGGCTCCTCGCGCGGACCAAGGAACTACTCGATCGCCAGCGGAAGTTCACCGACGACCCGCTGTTCGTGGCGTTCGCGAGTGCAGGGAAGCCGGACGCACTGGTGGACTACCACCGGGAAACGGTCGGGGTGCTCGATTCGATCGTGCGACTCGCCCAGGCGTTCCCGGATTCGGCCGGCGCGCAACTCAAGATGTGCGAGGGGCTGACCGGGTTGGTCGGGGTCGTCATGGACCGACTCGCGGTCCAGGAGCGAATCCTGAAGCAGCGCCGAACGGACGTTGAACGCATCGACCGGCTCGCCGGGTTCTTCGCCTCGATCCACTGCAACCTACCGACCACACTGGAAACGGTCGCCGCGCTCGCGGAAGAGATCCTCGAAGACGCGCGTTTGGCGAAGCCGATCCGGTTCGTGTCCGCGCCAGTCGATTCGGCTCACGGCCCCGGTGGGACCGTTGCATTCCCGGTGCCGGCCCGGTTCGTCGCGGCGCATGCGATCAACGTCGCGCAGGTGATCGCCCGGGTCGTGCCCTTCGACTACGAATGGGCCGCACGGCCACTCGCACCGGTGGTCGCAGCACTCATCATGGATTGCGGAATGGTGACCGTGCCCTCCGCGCTCCTGATGAAAACGGACCCGCTCACTGCGGACGAGCGCCGCGTACTGGAAGCACACCCGAAACTCGGGGCAGAACTGCTGCTCTGGCGCTTCCCGAACCTCGCCGGCCCGCTCGCCGCGGCCATCGCGACGCACCACGAGCGCGCGGACGGGACCGGGTACCCGGGCGGGCTTGCCGGGTCGCAAGTGCCCCCTCTCGGGCGCCTGCTCCGGGTTGCGGACGTGTACGCGGCGCTGAACGAGGACCGCCCACACCGCTCGGCAGCCGATCCGCGTGCCGCACTCACCGAAGTGCTCATGGCGGCCGAACAGGGCGAGGTGGACCGTGATTTCGCCGAGTACCTGCTGAACCTGTCGTACTACCCGGTGAACACGGTGGTCGAACTCACCGACGGGCGGGTCGCGTTCGTCGTCGCGAACCACCCGAACCGACTCGATCCGCGCACGCCGGGGCGCCCGGTCGTCGCGGTTCTAACGGACGCCGAGGGCGGGATGCTTCCCCGCGTCGAGCACCTGGACTTGTCCGCCGCGGACCACGGCAGCATCGTGAAAGCAGTCCCCGCGGCACGGCGCCGAGAACTTCTGGGGAGCCGGTACCCCGATTTGGTCTAG
- a CDS encoding ExbD/TolR family protein, giving the protein MSAWYVRKEGSPEVLALPTAVEVLTGLRDGNFLPTDEVKGPTDATWRAIEVHPTFAEAAEYIDPPPPEVADDTHLDMNPLIDVCLVLLIFFILTITYASIERALDVPPDTADEKGAPQKIDFKDIKDRIFKVVVKMDGERPVIKIEGKEVTQDQVFTEMQNIINTTTRKEMLLDIDKDVPWGVETAILDAAKGNKVHNIINNQRK; this is encoded by the coding sequence ATGAGCGCGTGGTACGTGCGCAAGGAAGGTTCTCCAGAGGTGCTCGCCCTACCGACCGCGGTAGAGGTGCTCACCGGGCTGCGTGACGGGAACTTCCTCCCCACCGACGAAGTGAAGGGGCCGACCGACGCGACGTGGCGCGCGATCGAGGTTCACCCCACGTTCGCGGAAGCGGCCGAGTACATCGACCCGCCCCCACCGGAGGTGGCCGACGACACGCACCTCGACATGAACCCGCTGATCGACGTGTGTCTCGTGCTGCTCATCTTCTTCATCCTCACCATTACCTACGCTTCAATCGAGCGCGCGCTCGACGTACCGCCGGATACGGCCGACGAGAAGGGCGCGCCGCAAAAAATCGACTTCAAGGACATCAAAGACCGGATCTTCAAAGTGGTCGTGAAGATGGACGGCGAGCGCCCGGTTATCAAGATCGAAGGTAAGGAGGTAACGCAGGATCAGGTCTTTACCGAAATGCAGAACATCATCAACACAACCACGCGGAAAGAAATGCTCCTCGACATCGACAAAGACGTTCCCTGGGGTGTCGAAACCGCGATCCTCGACGCCGCGAAGGGCAACAAGGTCCACAACATCATCAACAACCAGCGGAAGTAA
- a CDS encoding prenyltransferase/squalene oxidase repeat-containing protein, giving the protein MHAAAAAIALAVLATPAPNKGASETVRTGLKWLAAQQKADGTWEGMNGISPTTITATAGLALLMEGSTPKTGTYAPHIRKTIDWFEANTNDKGLLASSSMNETYQYIQTHAHALLFLACAYDSDDDDDRRKRVAKVLDKATKFLLERQNTSGGWGFVAPGENGGYDDSQSTGIVLQALIAARKVGISVPKPATDKAVRYLTRATNKEGGIIYSIANGMLPAGNDGQPMFSAMAAADVLMQDGGRPEQLAKWVNNANSTNTPQQLRFLRDGGVYAMLQQYQLARVAFALGENGHRKIDTETADQNLLRWSETRTKLFKTLKDMQSKDGSWADVNFGPSYSTAVALVILQLDNDYLPALSR; this is encoded by the coding sequence ATGCACGCCGCAGCCGCAGCCATTGCCCTCGCAGTTCTGGCAACACCGGCACCCAATAAGGGTGCGAGCGAAACCGTCCGGACCGGGTTAAAGTGGCTCGCCGCCCAGCAGAAAGCCGACGGCACGTGGGAGGGGATGAACGGCATCTCGCCTACCACGATCACCGCGACCGCCGGGCTCGCCCTCCTGATGGAAGGCAGCACGCCGAAGACCGGAACTTACGCGCCGCACATCCGCAAAACGATCGACTGGTTCGAGGCGAACACGAACGACAAGGGGTTACTCGCCAGTAGCTCCATGAACGAGACGTACCAGTACATCCAGACCCACGCTCACGCGCTGTTGTTTCTCGCGTGCGCCTACGACTCGGACGACGATGACGACCGCCGCAAGCGGGTCGCGAAAGTGCTGGACAAAGCCACCAAGTTCCTCCTGGAGCGCCAAAACACGAGCGGCGGGTGGGGGTTCGTTGCGCCGGGCGAGAACGGCGGGTACGACGACAGCCAGTCCACCGGGATCGTGCTGCAAGCTCTCATCGCCGCCCGCAAGGTCGGGATCAGCGTGCCGAAGCCCGCAACCGATAAGGCGGTGCGGTACCTGACCCGAGCGACCAACAAGGAAGGTGGGATCATTTACAGCATCGCGAACGGAATGCTCCCGGCGGGTAACGACGGGCAGCCGATGTTCAGCGCGATGGCCGCGGCCGATGTACTCATGCAAGACGGCGGGCGCCCGGAACAGTTGGCGAAGTGGGTGAACAACGCGAACAGCACGAACACCCCGCAGCAGCTCCGCTTCCTCCGCGACGGCGGCGTGTACGCGATGCTACAGCAGTACCAGCTCGCGCGGGTCGCGTTCGCATTGGGTGAGAATGGGCACCGCAAGATCGACACAGAAACGGCGGACCAAAATCTCCTCCGCTGGTCCGAGACGCGAACCAAGTTGTTCAAAACCCTCAAGGACATGCAGTCCAAAGACGGGAGCTGGGCTGACGTCAACTTCGGCCCCAGCTATTCTACGGCCGTCGCCCTCGTGATCCTGCAACTCGACAACGACTATCTCCCCGCTCTCTCTCGCTAA
- a CDS encoding CPBP family glutamic-type intramembrane protease has product MKSYLLATRHPWVCFLFLLPLLAAYEGGLFWLGGDQAARFRNGADAWFRWALEVFGAGHVLIAPAIVLGVMLIWSWWRWADRPEDPVTAWFGMAFESVLFAVVLWQFSRNFRPIIDGLGIKLQITVRTAPAAQILTFIGAGIYEEVLFRLGLFGGLVLVLRVIGIPGMVAIPVAAFAAAAAFAAAHHIGPYGEPMRADYFVFRTTAGLYFTLLFVTRGFGIAVGAHAGYDVLVGVVVV; this is encoded by the coding sequence ATGAAGTCCTACCTCCTGGCAACGCGCCACCCGTGGGTGTGTTTCCTGTTCCTCCTCCCGCTCCTGGCGGCTTACGAAGGCGGGCTGTTCTGGCTAGGCGGCGACCAGGCGGCCCGGTTCCGTAATGGAGCTGATGCGTGGTTCCGCTGGGCACTGGAAGTCTTCGGTGCGGGCCACGTTCTGATTGCGCCGGCGATCGTGCTGGGCGTGATGCTCATCTGGAGCTGGTGGCGCTGGGCCGACCGCCCGGAAGACCCGGTGACGGCGTGGTTCGGGATGGCGTTCGAGAGCGTGCTGTTCGCGGTCGTGTTGTGGCAATTCAGCCGGAACTTCAGGCCGATCATCGACGGCCTCGGGATCAAGCTCCAGATCACCGTCCGCACGGCCCCCGCTGCTCAGATCCTCACGTTCATCGGTGCGGGCATTTACGAAGAAGTGCTGTTCCGTCTCGGTTTGTTCGGCGGACTGGTACTCGTGTTGCGTGTGATCGGGATTCCGGGGATGGTGGCCATCCCGGTGGCTGCGTTTGCGGCAGCAGCGGCTTTTGCCGCAGCGCACCACATCGGCCCTTACGGGGAACCGATGCGGGCCGACTACTTCGTGTTCCGCACCACCGCCGGGCTGTATTTCACCCTCTTGTTTGTGACACGCGGGTTTGGGATCGCGGTCGGTGCCCACGCGGGCTACGACGTGTTGGTAGGCGTTGTTGTCGTGTAA
- the hisA gene encoding 1-(5-phosphoribosyl)-5-[(5-phosphoribosylamino)methylideneamino]imidazole-4-carboxamide isomerase, whose translation MFIYPAIDLLNGRAVRLKQGDYSQKTEFSDDPAAVARRWVELGADRIHVVDLDGAKAGKPINGAVIRAIVEAAGVPVQLGGGLRTDADLETVFGWGVRWAVLGTKALQSPDWTRTVAKRYPDHIVLGVDAKNGFVATEGWLEVSQVKAVDLAKQVSDSPLAALVYTDIAKDGMMSGPNFTGLAEMKAAVPLPVIASGGVCTLDHVRRLIDEGIPGCIIGRALYEGSLDLAAALALTRPPQ comes from the coding sequence ATGTTCATCTACCCGGCAATTGATCTCCTTAACGGCCGCGCCGTGCGGTTGAAGCAGGGCGATTACTCGCAAAAGACCGAGTTCTCGGACGACCCCGCCGCGGTCGCGCGGCGGTGGGTCGAACTCGGCGCCGATCGCATCCACGTTGTCGACCTCGACGGCGCAAAAGCCGGTAAGCCCATCAACGGCGCCGTTATTCGTGCGATCGTCGAGGCCGCGGGGGTTCCGGTCCAACTCGGGGGCGGGTTACGTACCGACGCCGACCTCGAAACCGTCTTCGGGTGGGGCGTGCGGTGGGCCGTGCTCGGCACCAAAGCACTTCAGTCCCCGGACTGGACCCGCACGGTCGCCAAGCGATACCCGGATCACATCGTGCTGGGCGTGGACGCGAAAAACGGGTTCGTCGCGACCGAGGGGTGGCTCGAAGTTTCCCAGGTCAAAGCCGTCGATCTCGCGAAGCAGGTCAGTGATTCGCCGCTCGCCGCGCTCGTTTACACGGACATCGCGAAAGACGGGATGATGAGCGGCCCGAACTTTACCGGACTCGCGGAGATGAAGGCCGCGGTTCCGCTCCCCGTTATCGCCAGTGGAGGCGTTTGTACCCTCGATCACGTGCGCCGACTGATTGACGAAGGGATTCCGGGCTGCATTATCGGCCGCGCACTTTACGAAGGGAGTCTGGACCTCGCAGCCGCACTCGCACTGACGCGGCCACCTCAGTAG
- a CDS encoding ExbD/TolR family protein gives MAAIPKAFDVWFVAANTVYKAVPYNVVADWTQQGRLSRTDKVRPAGTTTAWVAISDYDLLADYLARPSPATAAPAPLAIPDADEQAPASALPAEPAPVELPDPEPGERIRRPEDDDEVDMIPLIDISMVLLVFFIMIQAAGALAPVDVPEMKYAGQLTSDPDAVTITIEKLNTEDVYYAVRVGNVAPKPSHDQLRTPEEALKALNEVLIGVTRPPEVRIACRKDLPRERVYELRRELEPLRKKGIINSTVATVVEAPEK, from the coding sequence ATGGCCGCGATTCCGAAGGCGTTCGACGTGTGGTTCGTCGCCGCGAACACGGTCTACAAGGCCGTGCCGTACAACGTCGTCGCCGACTGGACACAACAGGGCCGGCTCTCGCGTACCGACAAGGTGCGCCCGGCCGGCACCACGACGGCGTGGGTCGCGATCAGCGATTACGACCTGCTCGCCGACTACCTCGCGCGCCCGTCCCCCGCGACCGCCGCTCCTGCTCCGCTCGCGATCCCCGACGCGGACGAGCAAGCACCCGCGAGCGCACTACCCGCAGAACCCGCCCCGGTCGAACTCCCGGACCCGGAGCCGGGAGAGCGTATCCGGCGACCGGAAGACGATGACGAAGTCGACATGATCCCGCTCATCGACATCAGCATGGTGCTTCTCGTCTTCTTCATCATGATCCAGGCGGCCGGCGCGCTCGCCCCCGTAGATGTCCCGGAAATGAAGTACGCGGGCCAACTCACCAGTGACCCGGACGCGGTCACCATCACCATCGAGAAACTCAACACCGAGGACGTGTACTACGCGGTTCGCGTCGGCAACGTGGCCCCTAAACCGAGCCACGACCAGTTACGCACCCCGGAAGAGGCACTCAAGGCACTGAACGAGGTTCTCATCGGCGTCACGCGCCCCCCCGAGGTGCGCATCGCGTGCCGCAAGGATCTGCCGCGCGAGCGCGTCTACGAGTTGCGGCGCGAACTCGAACCGCTGCGCAAAAAGGGCATCATCAACTCCACCGTCGCAACCGTCGTTGAGGCACCCGAAAAATGA
- a CDS encoding ATP-binding protein, with protein sequence MSRSRVTVVLSQAPGKHPAKRALEESVVAALLLEPDLEVSVVPNLYDLGPDHSGRLFLGGVKGDMVVLSWLYPRAAFWLLDRDGIKGHFGETQLKAASDDDDEAEADTPVDRPEAIGPSGEIPDRHIYTLDLRDSNKHEAFVAEIKRITAECRDRRDTKARERAANKAPVLQLGLSLSKPEPELPPEQRAFTPEAMLAPAGRRWYPVIDYSRCTNCLECLDFCLFGVYGVDSIERILVENQDQCKKGCPACSRVCPQQAIIFPEYKSPAIAGAETGAAVGGLKIDLSRLFGGDMGDALGAAVQERDRELQNDGRAAVGMSVGIPKRQADKSAGPKDDLDRLVDDLDNLGL encoded by the coding sequence ATGAGTCGTTCGCGCGTTACCGTCGTTCTCTCGCAAGCCCCGGGAAAGCACCCGGCGAAGCGGGCGCTCGAAGAGAGCGTCGTCGCAGCGCTCTTACTCGAACCGGACCTGGAAGTTTCGGTCGTCCCCAACCTGTACGACCTCGGTCCCGATCACTCCGGGCGCCTCTTCCTCGGCGGCGTCAAAGGCGACATGGTCGTGCTGTCGTGGTTGTACCCGCGCGCCGCGTTCTGGCTGCTCGACCGCGACGGCATCAAGGGGCACTTCGGCGAAACGCAACTGAAGGCGGCCTCGGACGACGATGACGAAGCGGAAGCCGACACGCCGGTCGACAGACCCGAAGCGATCGGTCCGAGCGGAGAGATCCCGGATCGGCACATTTACACGCTCGATTTGAGGGACTCGAACAAGCACGAGGCGTTCGTCGCGGAAATCAAGCGCATCACCGCAGAGTGCCGCGACCGGCGCGACACGAAGGCACGCGAACGAGCCGCAAACAAGGCCCCAGTTCTTCAACTCGGGCTGTCGCTCTCGAAACCCGAACCGGAACTGCCGCCCGAACAGCGCGCGTTCACTCCCGAGGCAATGCTCGCGCCCGCGGGGCGCCGGTGGTACCCGGTCATCGACTACAGCCGTTGCACGAACTGTTTGGAGTGCCTCGACTTCTGCCTGTTCGGGGTTTATGGGGTCGATTCCATCGAACGCATCCTGGTCGAGAACCAGGACCAGTGCAAGAAGGGCTGCCCCGCGTGCAGTCGCGTGTGCCCGCAACAGGCGATCATTTTCCCCGAATACAAATCTCCCGCGATCGCCGGCGCGGAAACAGGCGCCGCGGTCGGCGGGTTGAAGATCGACCTGAGCCGACTGTTCGGTGGCGACATGGGGGACGCCCTCGGCGCCGCGGTCCAGGAACGCGACCGGGAGCTGCAGAACGACGGGCGCGCCGCGGTCGGTATGAGCGTGGGCATTCCGAAGCGTCAAGCAGACAAATCCGCGGGACCGAAGGACGACCTGGACCGACTCGTGGACGACCTGGACAACCTGGGCCTGTGA
- a CDS encoding HDOD domain-containing protein translates to MALLKRFSDTLRSMFTSSAPAAPSAAERAVRLEQQIRRLVDEMPPLPVTATRALALMEDPNVSLAAIADLIREDAALATGLLRVANSALFAGGAPTIRLDQAVVRLGLWTCRSMVTAIGLRGRLRERATTGEFERRTLWHHGFVTASICAQLNRTHRLGFHGEEYSAGLLHDLGRVLIALADPESLALAGAMDFREEGDLLARERAAIGADHCALGGWFAELSNLPPELVEVIRHHHAPRPPGAGSRLVALVAAADHMANHLQCGGTTENYNPLTNPRLPFLVAGWGGERQKRLITTLPELMRDAVTTAERELSSH, encoded by the coding sequence GTGGCACTCCTGAAGCGATTTTCCGACACCCTGCGCTCGATGTTCACTTCGAGCGCGCCCGCAGCCCCGTCTGCGGCGGAGCGCGCCGTTCGGCTCGAACAACAGATCCGCCGACTCGTCGACGAGATGCCGCCGCTGCCAGTCACGGCGACGCGAGCACTCGCACTGATGGAAGACCCCAACGTCTCCCTCGCCGCCATCGCCGACCTGATCCGAGAGGACGCGGCACTGGCAACCGGGTTGCTCCGCGTCGCAAACAGCGCCCTCTTCGCCGGCGGTGCGCCGACCATCCGACTCGATCAAGCAGTAGTACGGCTCGGGCTGTGGACGTGCAGGAGCATGGTCACCGCGATCGGGTTGCGCGGACGGCTCCGCGAGCGCGCAACCACCGGTGAATTCGAGCGCCGAACACTGTGGCACCACGGGTTCGTGACCGCGTCCATCTGCGCTCAACTCAACCGCACGCACCGACTCGGGTTCCACGGGGAAGAATATTCGGCCGGGCTGCTCCACGACCTCGGCCGGGTGCTGATCGCACTCGCCGACCCGGAGAGCCTCGCACTCGCGGGCGCGATGGACTTCCGAGAGGAAGGCGACCTGCTCGCACGCGAACGCGCGGCGATCGGGGCCGATCACTGTGCGCTGGGCGGGTGGTTCGCCGAACTGAGTAACCTGCCACCGGAACTGGTCGAAGTGATCCGGCACCACCACGCGCCGCGCCCGCCCGGCGCGGGATCGCGCCTCGTGGCTCTCGTGGCCGCGGCCGATCACATGGCCAATCACCTCCAGTGCGGCGGAACGACCGAGAACTACAATCCGCTGACGAATCCGCGGCTGCCGTTCCTGGTCGCTGGATGGGGCGGGGAGCGCCAGAAGCGGCTAATCACAACGCTTCCCGAACTCATGCGTGACGCGGTCACCACGGCCGAACGCGAACTGAGTTCGCACTAA
- a CDS encoding MotA/TolQ/ExbB proton channel family protein: MNAVYDFFIKEWYFSIPLVIMSLIAAALVIWRLLLNNTANTDMDDFLPLFQQTLRKGGVKAAVSLCREEKGLIPSRLFIAGLEASDQGAAAMRRSMANENELEIVPRLHFLLAPILAIAKIATMVGLFFTVISMINTFNAIGEGASSGKAKEIGGHASKIGLALFATALGLFTAIPLVFSHVLFKDWIAKFEIRVKASSQKLITLVTNYKKDPKLLDQPEKEDAEDEDEDDRARRKRKARAD; encoded by the coding sequence ATGAACGCGGTTTACGATTTCTTCATCAAAGAGTGGTACTTCTCCATCCCGCTCGTGATCATGTCGCTGATCGCAGCGGCGCTGGTCATCTGGCGCCTGCTGCTGAACAACACCGCGAACACGGACATGGACGACTTCCTGCCGCTGTTCCAGCAGACGCTGCGAAAGGGCGGCGTCAAGGCTGCGGTGAGTTTGTGCAGAGAAGAAAAGGGGCTGATCCCGAGCCGCTTGTTCATTGCCGGTCTGGAAGCCTCTGACCAGGGCGCAGCGGCTATGCGTCGGAGCATGGCGAACGAAAACGAACTGGAAATCGTCCCGCGGCTCCACTTCCTACTCGCGCCGATTCTCGCGATCGCGAAGATCGCAACGATGGTGGGGCTGTTCTTCACCGTCATCTCGATGATTAACACGTTCAATGCGATCGGTGAGGGCGCGTCCAGCGGAAAGGCGAAGGAGATCGGCGGGCACGCCTCCAAGATCGGCCTCGCGCTGTTTGCGACCGCGCTCGGGCTGTTCACCGCGATCCCGCTCGTGTTCAGCCACGTGCTGTTCAAGGACTGGATCGCGAAGTTCGAGATCCGCGTAAAAGCCTCGTCGCAGAAGCTCATCACACTCGTCACCAACTACAAGAAAGACCCGAAGCTGCTCGACCAGCCCGAGAAAGAAGACGCGGAGGACGAGGACGAAGACGACCGCGCCCGCCGGAAGCGCAAAGCACGCGCAGATTGA
- a CDS encoding elongation factor G, whose amino-acid sequence MAVKHVVENVRDIALVGHRAAGKSSLADALLFDAHAVDRLGSVDDGTSVADADDEEHKHHFSIDTHVLHADHDGKHLNILDAPGSPDFIGAALEALAAVETAVIVISAVNGVEMNTRKMFQEATTLGLSRAIVINKLDADNVDLPGLVDTIQAAFGKNCVLFNVPDRTGPGMREIYCLLDPRQILPPSLPVDAGSARSQLIEAVVESDEALLEKYLSEGKVTLAELEADITRAMDTGTLIPIFCASAKKDKGVKELLDALSRYGLSPAFSRKRLEGLQVGSNGSAHQLEPTEQEEFVAQVFKVVNDKFVGHLSFVRVLAGKLQHNHNVVNLRSGQTLRVGHLLEAQGKTTTQVHEAGPGDIVAIAKVEGLEIGDTIAYTNHAPKIPLPHFPTPMFGLAIEPKTRGDEQKISVGLHKLAAEDPTVKVTHDAQTHELVISGVSQLHLDIIRERLKARFGVEVNAKDPKIPYRETINGDGAGDHKHKKQTGGRGQFAEVHMRIYPLAREIKDQAQCETEFANKSRFEKLRSVHYDPVFNFAFIDHTVGGSIPNNFLPAIEKGCKEMLERGVLAGYRIQDCAVEVHFGKYHDVDSSEAAFKTAARHAFKKAFMTARPSLLEPIVKLEITVPTKYTGAVLGDLPTKRAHVENQDSLPGDMTVIYARAPLSEVARYAAQLGGMTQGQGSYAMELSHYEMVPANVQQQIVSRAQLKDVEDE is encoded by the coding sequence ATGGCCGTAAAACATGTGGTGGAAAACGTAAGGGACATTGCACTCGTCGGGCACCGCGCCGCGGGCAAGTCCAGCCTGGCCGATGCCCTCCTCTTCGACGCCCACGCGGTCGACCGACTCGGGAGCGTGGACGACGGGACATCGGTCGCGGACGCCGACGACGAAGAACACAAGCACCACTTCTCCATCGACACCCACGTCCTCCACGCCGATCACGACGGCAAACACCTCAACATCCTGGACGCCCCCGGCTCACCGGACTTCATCGGCGCCGCGCTCGAAGCGCTCGCGGCCGTTGAAACGGCAGTGATCGTCATCTCGGCCGTTAACGGCGTGGAGATGAACACGCGGAAGATGTTCCAGGAAGCGACCACGCTGGGCCTGTCGCGGGCGATCGTCATCAACAAGCTCGACGCCGACAACGTCGATTTGCCCGGGCTGGTCGATACCATCCAGGCCGCGTTCGGGAAGAACTGCGTGCTGTTCAACGTGCCGGACCGGACCGGTCCCGGAATGCGCGAGATCTACTGTCTACTCGACCCGCGGCAAATCCTCCCGCCGTCCCTGCCGGTCGATGCCGGTTCAGCCCGGAGCCAGCTCATCGAAGCGGTCGTCGAGTCTGATGAAGCGCTGCTCGAAAAGTATTTGAGCGAGGGTAAGGTCACGCTGGCGGAACTGGAGGCCGACATCACCCGGGCGATGGACACGGGCACGCTGATTCCGATCTTCTGCGCGTCCGCGAAGAAGGACAAGGGCGTCAAGGAGCTGCTCGACGCGCTCAGCCGCTACGGACTCTCGCCGGCGTTCTCGCGTAAGCGCCTCGAAGGGTTGCAGGTCGGGTCGAACGGGTCCGCACACCAGCTCGAACCGACCGAGCAGGAAGAGTTCGTCGCACAGGTGTTCAAGGTGGTTAACGACAAGTTCGTCGGGCACCTGAGTTTCGTCCGCGTGCTCGCCGGAAAGCTCCAGCACAACCACAACGTCGTGAACCTGCGCAGCGGACAAACGCTCCGCGTCGGGCACCTGCTCGAAGCCCAGGGCAAAACGACCACGCAGGTTCACGAGGCCGGGCCGGGCGACATTGTCGCCATCGCCAAAGTCGAGGGACTGGAGATTGGCGACACGATCGCGTACACGAACCACGCGCCGAAGATCCCGCTCCCGCACTTCCCCACGCCGATGTTCGGGCTGGCGATCGAACCTAAGACGCGCGGGGACGAGCAGAAGATTTCCGTCGGGCTGCACAAACTCGCGGCCGAAGACCCGACCGTAAAGGTCACGCACGACGCCCAGACGCACGAACTCGTCATCAGCGGCGTGAGCCAACTGCACCTGGACATCATCCGCGAGCGCCTCAAGGCCCGGTTCGGCGTCGAGGTGAACGCGAAGGATCCCAAGATCCCGTACCGCGAGACGATCAACGGCGACGGGGCGGGAGATCACAAGCACAAGAAGCAGACCGGCGGACGCGGGCAGTTCGCCGAGGTCCACATGCGCATCTACCCGCTGGCGCGCGAGATCAAGGACCAAGCCCAGTGCGAGACCGAGTTCGCGAACAAGAGCCGGTTCGAGAAGCTCCGGAGCGTCCACTACGACCCCGTGTTCAACTTCGCGTTCATCGACCACACCGTCGGCGGATCGATCCCGAACAACTTCCTCCCCGCGATCGAGAAGGGGTGCAAGGAGATGCTGGAGCGCGGGGTGCTGGCCGGGTACCGCATCCAGGACTGCGCCGTGGAGGTCCACTTCGGTAAGTACCACGACGTGGACTCGTCGGAAGCCGCGTTCAAGACGGCCGCGCGCCACGCCTTCAAGAAGGCGTTCATGACCGCCCGGCCGTCGCTGCTCGAACCGATCGTGAAACTCGAAATCACGGTCCCGACCAAATACACCGGAGCCGTACTGGGCGACCTACCAACAAAGCGGGCACACGTCGAGAACCAGGACAGTCTGCCCGGTGACATGACCGTCATTTACGCGCGGGCGCCGCTCTCCGAGGTGGCCCGGTATGCGGCGCAACTGGGCGGCATGACCCAGGGTCAGGGGTCATACGCAATGGAACTGAGCCACTACGAAATGGTGCCCGCGAACGTGCAACAGCAGATCGTGAGTCGGGCACAGCTCAAGGACGTTGAAGACGAGTAA